In a genomic window of Nocardia fluminea:
- a CDS encoding Cmx/CmrA family chloramphenicol efflux MFS transporter, whose amino-acid sequence MPIGVFVLAAAVFAQGTSEFMMSGLLARTAADFGVSLGAVGLLTSVYAVGMVLGAPVMAVTAGRWPLRRSATTFLALFCVGHVIGALTTDFAVLVATRAIAAVANAGFLAILLAALPRLVGPALVGRATSIIVSGVTVACIAGVPAGTLLGQLWGWRAAFWAVAVVSAVVLVPVASLVPRDGAGAGASDRSMRSEWAVLGVRAVRTAVIVGVLVNAATFAAFTYLGTIAAAIGGTTTVWVPLVLALFGLGSFAGVTLTGRYSDRHGHSIITVGAAGLAGVWALAAMTAHTMAGLAIMTLLTGAAAFGIGSALIATIVRTAAPAAPRLAGALATTALNIGAVLGPVVAGVAVDGAKTPVAALWCAAGASVLAATIVLSDRARRGPVVAGVGAAAQ is encoded by the coding sequence ATGCCCATCGGGGTTTTCGTGCTGGCTGCCGCGGTTTTCGCGCAGGGCACATCGGAATTCATGATGTCGGGGTTGCTGGCGCGGACTGCCGCCGACTTCGGTGTCTCGCTCGGCGCGGTGGGGTTGCTGACGTCGGTGTACGCCGTCGGCATGGTGCTGGGGGCGCCGGTGATGGCGGTCACCGCGGGTCGGTGGCCGCTACGGCGTTCGGCGACAACATTTCTCGCGCTTTTCTGCGTGGGGCATGTCATCGGTGCGCTGACGACCGATTTCGCGGTGCTGGTGGCGACGCGGGCAATCGCCGCGGTCGCCAATGCCGGATTTCTGGCGATCCTGCTGGCCGCCCTGCCACGACTGGTCGGGCCCGCGCTGGTCGGGCGGGCGACCTCGATCATCGTGTCCGGAGTGACGGTGGCCTGCATCGCGGGCGTGCCGGCGGGGACGTTGCTCGGGCAGCTGTGGGGTTGGCGGGCGGCCTTCTGGGCCGTGGCGGTGGTGAGCGCGGTGGTCCTCGTCCCGGTGGCCTCGTTGGTGCCCCGCGACGGTGCCGGAGCGGGTGCCTCGGATCGATCGATGCGGTCCGAGTGGGCGGTGCTGGGGGTGCGCGCGGTGCGGACGGCCGTCATCGTCGGGGTTCTCGTCAACGCGGCGACGTTCGCGGCGTTCACCTATCTCGGCACCATCGCCGCTGCGATCGGGGGCACAACCACGGTCTGGGTCCCGCTGGTACTGGCGTTGTTCGGTCTCGGCTCCTTCGCCGGGGTGACGCTCACCGGTCGCTACAGCGACCGCCACGGGCACTCCATCATCACCGTGGGGGCGGCCGGACTGGCCGGCGTGTGGGCGCTGGCGGCGATGACCGCGCACACGATGGCGGGGCTCGCGATCATGACGTTGCTCACGGGCGCGGCCGCGTTCGGCATCGGCTCCGCGCTGATCGCGACGATCGTGCGGACCGCCGCACCCGCCGCGCCTCGGCTCGCCGGAGCGTTGGCCACCACCGCGCTCAATATCGGCGCGGTGCTCGGTCCGGTCGTCGCCGGCGTGGCCGTCGACGGCGCGAAAACCCCGGTCGCGGCGCTGTGGTGCGCGGCGGGAGCGTCGGTCCTCGCCGCGACGATCGTGCTGTCGGACCGAGCGCGGCGCGGCCCCGTGGTGGCGGGCGTAGGCGCCGCGGCGCAGTGA
- the pdxS gene encoding pyridoxal 5'-phosphate synthase lyase subunit PdxS, with product MTQETFVTTPETTNTVGTARVKRGMAEMLKGGVIMDVVNAEQAKIAEDAGAVAVMALERVPADIRAQGGVSRMSDPDMIDGIIAAVSIPVMAKARIGHFVEAQILQSLGVDYIDESEVLTPADYANHIDKWNYTVPFVCGATNLGEALRRITEGAAMIRSKGEAGTGDVSNATTHMRTIRGEIRRLTSLSEDELFVAAKELQAPYELVREVAQTGKLPVVMFTAGGIATPADAAMMMQLGAEGVFVGSGIFKSGNPEQRAAAIVKATTFYDDPDVLAKVSRGLGEAMVGINVEEIPQPHRLAERGW from the coding sequence ATGACACAGGAGACATTCGTGACTACGCCTGAGACCACCAACACCGTCGGCACCGCCCGCGTCAAGCGCGGCATGGCCGAGATGCTCAAGGGTGGCGTGATCATGGACGTGGTCAACGCCGAGCAGGCCAAGATCGCCGAAGACGCCGGCGCCGTGGCCGTGATGGCGCTCGAGCGGGTACCCGCCGACATCCGCGCCCAGGGCGGCGTGTCCCGGATGAGCGACCCGGACATGATCGACGGCATCATCGCCGCGGTCTCCATCCCGGTCATGGCCAAGGCCCGCATCGGCCACTTCGTCGAGGCGCAGATCCTGCAGAGCCTCGGCGTGGACTACATCGACGAGTCCGAGGTCCTCACCCCCGCCGACTACGCCAACCACATCGACAAGTGGAACTACACCGTCCCCTTCGTCTGTGGTGCCACCAACCTGGGTGAGGCCCTGCGCCGCATCACCGAGGGCGCGGCCATGATCCGCTCCAAGGGCGAGGCGGGCACCGGTGACGTGTCCAACGCGACCACCCACATGCGCACCATCCGCGGCGAGATCCGCCGCCTCACCTCGCTGTCCGAGGACGAGCTGTTCGTGGCCGCCAAGGAACTGCAGGCCCCCTACGAGCTGGTCCGTGAGGTCGCGCAGACCGGCAAGCTCCCGGTCGTCATGTTCACCGCCGGTGGCATCGCCACCCCCGCCGACGCCGCCATGATGATGCAGCTCGGCGCCGAGGGTGTGTTCGTCGGCTCGGGCATCTTCAAGTCCGGCAACCCCGAACAGCGCGCCGCCGCCATCGTCAAGGCCACCACCTTCTACGACGACCCGGACGTGCTGGCCAAGGTCTCGCGCGGCCTGGGCGAGGCCATGGTCGGCATCAACGTCGAAGAGATCCCGCAGCCGCACCGTCTGGCCGAGCGCGGCTGGTGA
- a CDS encoding SDR family NAD(P)-dependent oxidoreductase: MRTYVITGGTDGMGKGLGLHFLRRGDQVIAVASSAKKGGAFLQEAAAIGAGERAVFLRADLSTLTGMRATLARVADLADTVDGLVFGAQRFRPRREVTEDGIEFTFALHYLSRFVLGHGLVDALARADTPVIMNICGPGGFPGRLHWDDLTLREGYTGTRAAMQASRANDLLGVAFPHRHPNTRIRYVLYNPMMVRTAMADPLPAPHRILTKAAGFVFGRSVARAIPPIVQLLDEPPGDPVTAFRRRTRLPLTSKDFDPDNAIRLDTLTAELVQR, translated from the coding sequence ATGCGCACATATGTCATCACCGGCGGTACCGACGGCATGGGCAAAGGGCTCGGCCTACATTTTCTGCGACGCGGCGACCAGGTGATCGCAGTCGCCAGCAGCGCGAAGAAAGGCGGGGCGTTCCTCCAGGAGGCTGCCGCGATCGGCGCAGGTGAACGCGCGGTGTTCCTGCGCGCCGATCTGAGCACCCTGACGGGAATGCGGGCCACGCTCGCCCGGGTCGCCGATCTGGCCGACACCGTCGACGGCCTCGTCTTCGGCGCTCAGCGCTTCCGCCCGCGACGCGAGGTCACCGAGGACGGCATCGAGTTCACCTTCGCGCTGCACTATCTGAGCCGATTCGTCCTCGGCCACGGGCTCGTCGATGCGCTGGCACGGGCGGACACCCCGGTCATCATGAACATCTGCGGACCCGGCGGCTTCCCTGGCCGCCTGCACTGGGACGACCTGACCTTGCGCGAGGGCTACACCGGTACACGCGCCGCCATGCAGGCCTCACGCGCCAACGACCTGCTCGGCGTCGCCTTCCCGCACCGTCACCCGAACACACGCATTCGCTACGTGCTCTACAACCCGATGATGGTGCGGACCGCGATGGCCGATCCGCTGCCCGCACCCCACCGGATACTGACCAAGGCCGCCGGATTCGTCTTCGGCCGATCGGTCGCTCGAGCGATCCCGCCGATAGTCCAGCTCCTCGACGAGCCACCCGGTGATCCAGTGACCGCCTTCCGCCGCCGGACCCGGCTCCCCCTCACGAGCAAAGACTTCGACCCGGACAACGCGATCCGCCTCGACACCCTGACCGCCGAGCTCGTGCAACGCTGA
- a CDS encoding TetR/AcrR family transcriptional regulator: MHPKPAPRRRDRAATRAALLDVARIRFAAQGFDGTGLREIAAEVGVDPALVSRYFGSKKGLYAEAMRMEIPTGVAADPHRPVVSIADALLHDVVYQDWSRYGGEHPLLAMLRSAGHDDVRDQLRAQLCDGYLHEFADRFDGPDAELRAELIGALLIGLGVLRSVIGTPAVSAAPFDRTRVLAARMVNALT, from the coding sequence ATGCATCCGAAGCCCGCACCCCGTCGCCGCGACCGCGCGGCCACCCGCGCCGCGCTGCTCGACGTGGCGCGGATCCGCTTCGCGGCGCAGGGCTTCGACGGCACGGGACTGCGCGAGATCGCCGCCGAGGTCGGGGTCGATCCCGCCTTGGTGTCGCGCTACTTCGGTTCCAAGAAGGGGCTCTACGCCGAGGCGATGCGAATGGAGATCCCCACCGGAGTGGCCGCCGATCCGCACCGCCCGGTCGTGAGCATCGCCGACGCCCTGCTCCACGATGTCGTGTACCAGGACTGGTCGCGGTACGGGGGCGAACATCCGCTCCTGGCCATGCTCCGATCGGCAGGCCACGACGACGTGCGCGATCAGTTGCGCGCCCAACTCTGCGACGGCTACCTGCACGAATTCGCCGACCGGTTCGACGGACCCGACGCGGAACTGCGTGCCGAGCTGATCGGCGCCCTGTTGATCGGCCTCGGCGTGCTGCGCTCGGTGATCGGCACGCCCGCCGTGAGCGCGGCGCCGTTCGACCGGACCCGGGTTCTCGCGGCGCGCATGGTGAACGCCCTGACCTGA
- a CDS encoding response regulator has protein sequence MTGHRADGPAPEVRVLIADDERLVREGIAALLVLQPGIDVVGTAESGTEAVESAAVLAPDVVLMDVRMPGMGGVEAAALLRGRATVLMLTTFDDDGYIVAALHAGASGYLLKDLPAAELAQAIRLAHAGVDQYSAAVSARLAAMVRSRTPRPTIDLTDRETEVLRLLATGAANREIARTLYLSEGTVKNHISSILNRLGVRDRTQAAIYAHEHGIL, from the coding sequence ATGACCGGACACCGTGCCGATGGACCAGCGCCGGAGGTCCGCGTGCTGATCGCCGACGACGAGCGTCTCGTCCGGGAAGGGATCGCCGCACTGCTCGTCCTGCAGCCCGGCATCGACGTCGTCGGCACGGCCGAAAGTGGCACCGAGGCAGTCGAATCGGCCGCCGTTCTGGCGCCTGATGTGGTGCTGATGGACGTGCGCATGCCCGGCATGGGCGGAGTCGAGGCAGCCGCCCTCCTGCGCGGCCGGGCGACGGTGCTGATGCTCACGACCTTCGACGACGACGGCTACATCGTCGCTGCCTTGCACGCGGGCGCATCCGGATATCTCCTCAAGGACCTGCCCGCCGCGGAACTCGCCCAGGCGATCCGCCTCGCGCACGCGGGCGTCGACCAGTACTCCGCCGCCGTCTCCGCCCGCCTGGCCGCCATGGTCCGATCGCGCACACCACGCCCCACCATCGACCTCACCGACCGCGAAACCGAGGTCCTGCGCCTGCTCGCCACCGGCGCCGCCAACCGCGAGATCGCCCGGACTCTGTACCTCAGCGAGGGCACCGTCAAGAACCACATCTCGAGCATCCTGAACCGCCTCGGCGTCCGTGACCGCACCCAAGCCGCCATCTACGCCCACGAACACGGCATCCTCTGA